Part of the Gilliamella sp. wkB7 genome is shown below.
AACAGTCCAACTTGTTTTAAGACTTCACTAATTAACTTTTCACGTTCTTGGGCATTATATTTAGTATTGTGTTTTAATGGAATTTCTAACAATTGACCAATGCGTAATCTTGGATCAAAAGAGCTTTCTACATGTTGAAATATCATGCGAATAAGTTGGCAACGGTAACTATAATCACCATATTCAACTTTATTACCATCAATCCAGATATCGCCACTGTCAGGTTTTAACATACCAACTAACATTTTCGCTAAAGTTGACTTTCCTGAGCCATTTTGTCCAATAATGGCTAAGGTTTTACCTTCACTTAGAGAAAACGACAATGGTTTAACCGCATCAATTCTTAAGTGCCCTAAGAGACCTTTAGGAATTTTAAATTGTTTAGATAAATTACGTACTTTTAATATTGGACTCATGATATATTCCTATTATTTACTACTCATCCGTATTTAACGGAAAATGGCAAGCTACCGAGTGATCCTTTATCGGTATTAACTCTGGGGCTTGAATACATTTTTTTTGAGCATAAGGACAACGCGGTCCTAACCGGCAACCTATAGGCAAATGTTCAAGAGATGGAATCACTCCCGGTAAAGTATTGAGGGGGCTTTTATGGGGCATCGCTTTACCAAAATCAGGAATAGCATAAATTAAAGCTTGGGTATAAGGGTGATAAGGTGATTTAATTAAATCCTCACTATCAGCAACTTCAACCGTTTGCCCACAATACAATACACTAATACGATCAGTCCATCGTGTCACCATTTGTAAATCATGACTGATAAGAAGAATGGTGGTACCAATATTTTGGTTCATACTCGCCAGAAGCCTAAATATTTGTGCTTCAGTTGTTGCTTCCATTGAATTAGTAGGCTCATCGGCAATTAATAATTTAGGTCGATTAGCCAAAGCAATAGCGATCATTACTTTCTGGCACTCTCCTTCG
Proteins encoded:
- a CDS encoding peptide ABC transporter ATP-binding protein; its protein translation is MMSPILKVRNLSKQFKIPKGLLGHLRIDAVKPLSFSLSEGKTLAIIGQNGSGKSTLAKMLVGMLKPDSGDIWIDGNKVEYGDYSYRCQLIRMIFQHVESSFDPRLRIGQLLEIPLKHNTKYNAQEREKLISEVLKQVGLLPEHASYYPSVMAAGQKQRVALARALILKPKVIILDEALAALDISMRSQIVNLMLSLQAEQNISYVYVTQDIGMMKHISDEILVMHNGELVEYGNTAEVLASPLSDITQKLINSYFGEALTADTWRTDTRAF
- the sapD gene encoding putrescine export ABC transporter ATP-binding protein SapD — protein: MALLDIRNLTIEFITPDGLLRAIDRVSLKLSEGEIRGLVGESGSGKSLIAKAILGVTNHNWKISADRFHFNDIDLLKLTPKQRRKVISDNVSMIFQEPQSCLDPSMKIGQQLINAIPRRTFKGHWWQRFFWRKNRAIELLHRVGIKDHREILKSYPFELTEGECQKVMIAIALANRPKLLIADEPTNSMEATTEAQIFRLLASMNQNIGTTILLISHDLQMVTRWTDRISVLYCGQTVEVADSEDLIKSPYHPYTQALIYAIPDFGKAMPHKSPLNTLPGVIPSLEHLPIGCRLGPRCPYAQKKCIQAPELIPIKDHSVACHFPLNTDE